A single region of the Gossypium arboreum isolate Shixiya-1 chromosome 12, ASM2569848v2, whole genome shotgun sequence genome encodes:
- the LOC108477437 gene encoding cationic amino acid transporter 5 produces MSYIGKEDEVQQRPYWRWSKVDFLPEESFQNWNTYLSALSQIYSRFNDRLLSRSDDANEITQLRKQSENDMKRCLTWWDLTWFGFGSVIGAGIFVLTGQEAHHHAGPAIVLSYVASGDFAAFITAGNILLESIVGGAAVARAWTSYFATLLNRQPDSLRIPKGSYLLDPIAVAVLAIAATIAMISTKKTSQLNSIATALNTLVILFVLIAGFAHANTSNLTPFLPHGAKGIFQAAAIVYFAYGGFDNIATMAEETKNPSRDMPLGLLGSMLIITVVYCLMALSLSMMQKYTEIDPNAAYSMAFQSVGMKWAKYLVALGALKGMTTVLLVGALGQARYTTHIARAHMIPPWFALVHPKTGTPINATLLMTISSGLIAFFSSLDVLASLLSVSTLFIFMMMAVALLVRRYYVREVTPEINQLKLAIFLLIIIACSMGTSAYWGLRPNGWVGYVVTIPLWFLGTMGISIFLPHQRTPKVWGVPLVPWLPSLSVAINIFLMGSLGSPAFIRFGICTAAMLVYYILVGVHATYDMAHQQQKLDALKVKNEDEDKEGKP; encoded by the exons ATGAGTTACATTGGGAAAGAAGATGAGGTTCAACAACGACCTTACTGGAGATGGAGCAAAGTTGATTTCTTGCCTGAAGAATCATTCCAAAATTGGAACACCTACCTATCTGCACTCTCACAAATATATTCCCGATTCAATGACCGCCTTCTAAGCCGCTCGGATGATGCAAACGAGATAACACAACTTCGTAAACAAAGTGAAAATGACATGAAACGTTGCCTCACTTGGTGGGATCTTACCTGGTTTGGATTTGGGTCGGTTATTGGAGCAGGCATCTTCGTGCTCACTGGCCAAGAAGCTCATCATCATGCTGGTCCTGCCATTGTCTTGTCCTATGTTGCCTCAG GAGATTTTGCTGCCTTCATCACTGCTGGAAATATACTTCTTGAAAGCATTGTTGGAGGTGCAGCTGTTGCCAGAGCATGGACTTCCTACTTCGCTACTCTCCTAAACCGTCAGCCCGACTCACTTCGTATCCCTAAGGGGAGTTATCTCTTGGACCCGATTGCAGTTGCAGTTTTGGCAATTGCTGCAACCATTGCAATGATTAGCACAAAGAAAACTTCTCAATTGAATTCGATAGCCACTGCACTGAACACTTTAGTGATCTTGTTCGTGCTAATTGCTGGGTTTGCTCATGCCAACACATCAAATTTGACACCCTTTTTACCCCATGGAGCCAAAGGGATCTTCCAAGCAGCGGCTATTGTTTACTTTGCTTATGGTGGATTCGATAACATTGCTACCATGGCTGAAGAAACAAAAAACCCTTCAAGAGACATGCCATTAGGATTACTTGGATCAATGTTAATCATCACTGTCGTATATTGCTTGATGGCATTGTCCCTAAGCATGATGCAGAAATACACAGAGATAGACCCAAACGCCGCCTATTCTATGGCATTTCAGAGTGTTGGAATGAAATGGGCCAAGTATCTTGTAGCGCTTGGTGCTCTTAAGGGGATGACCACTGTCCTTCTGGTAGGAGCCCTCGGGCAGGCACGATATACTACTCATATTGCACGAGCACACATGATCCCACCATGGTTCGCGCTTGTCCACCCAAAGACTGGAACACCAATAAACGCGACGCTATTGATGACCATTTCAAGTGGTCTCATTGCATTTTTCTCAAGCTTGGATGTCTTAGCAAGCTTGCTATCTGTGAGCACTTTATTCATATTCATGATGATGGCTGTAGCACTACTTGTGAGGAGATACTATGTGAGGGAAGTCACACCAGAAATAAACCAGCTGAAGCTTGCAATATTCCTGCTGATTATCATTGCTTGCTCAATGGGAACTTCAGCCTACTGGGGACTAAGGCCTAATGGATGGGTGGGATACGTTGTAACAATTCCCCTTTGGTTCCTGGGGACTATGGGGATATCAATATTTCTACCACATCAGAGGACGCCAAAAGTTTGGGGGGTCCCACTGGTTCCATGGCTTCCATCTTTGTCAGTTGCAATAAATATCTTCCTTATGGGGTCTTTGGGGTCTCCAGCTTTTATAAGGTTCGGAATCTGTACGGCGGCAATGCTGGTCTACTACATTCTCGTTGGTGTCCATGCAACTTATGATATGGCCCATCAACAACAAAAACTAGATGCCCTCAAGGTTAAGAATGAAGATGAAGATAAAGAGGGGAAACCTTAG
- the LOC108479879 gene encoding pentatricopeptide repeat-containing protein At3g57430, chloroplastic, producing the protein MSSPFLYSLPPTSTPSLQTHQSIPTTTHSLTRQSWTQSLRANTQSNQFHQAILTYVNMTSSGILPDHFAFPAILKAVAALQHLALANQIHAHVLKYGYGTSSVPVANSLLNVYGKCGDISDVYKVFERIPHSHRDTVSWNSFISALCRFEDWETALEAFRLMLLHDVEPSSFTLVSVAHACSNLPRHHGLRLGKQLHGYSLRMGDIKTFTNNALMAMYSKLGHLNDAKVVFELFEERDLVSWNTMLSSLSQNDMFLEALLLLHRMVLQGLKPDGVTIASVLPACSHLELLEIGKQLHAYALRHDILIDNSFVASALVDMYCNCRKVHSGRRVFDYATEKKTALWNAMITGYAQNELVEEALMLFIEMEAAAGLCPNATTMASIVPACVRSEAFVHKLGIHGYVLKRGLGTDHYVQNALMDLYSRMGNIQIAKTIFDNMDVRDIVSWNTMITGYVICGQHDNALLLLHEMQRVDQEKNESSYEHEKRTPLKPNSITLMTVLPGCATLAALAKGKEIHAYAIRNMLASDVGVGSALVDMYAKCGCLNTSRKVFDTIPCRNVITWNVIIMAYGMHGKGAGALELFNCMVKEVKPNKVTFIAIFAACSHSGMVREGQNLFYRMKDEYGVEPTADHYACIVDLIGRAGQVEEAYQLINDMPLELDKTGAWSSLLGSCRIHQKVEIGEIAARNLFHLEPDVASHYVLLSNIYSSAQLWDKATDIRKRMKEMGVKKEPGCSWIEFDDEVHKFIAGDASHPQSGQLYGFLEILSEKMRKEGYVPDTSCVLHNVDEEDKETLLCGHSEKLAIAFGILNSRPGTTIRVAKNLRVCNDCHEATKYISRITDREIILRDVRRFHQFRDGRCSCGDYW; encoded by the coding sequence ATGTCCTCCCCTTTCCTGTATTCTCTTCCTCCAACTTCAACCCCTTCCCTTCAAACCCACCAGTCCATCCCCACAACAACCCACTCACTCACTCGGCAATCATGGACCCAATCTCTCAGAGCCAATACCCAGTCCAACCAATTCCACCAAGCCATTTTAACCTATGTCAACATGACTTCCTCCGGTATCCTACCTGATCACTTCGCTTTCCCCGCTATCCTCAAGGCCGTTGCCGCTCTTCAACACTTGGCCTTAGCAAACCAGATTCATGCTCACGTTCTCAAATATGGCTATGGAACCTCCTCCGTCCCCGTGGCCAATTCCCTGCTCAATGTCTACGGTAAATGTGGGGACATTTCCGATGTCTACAAGGTGTTTGAAAGAATTCCCCACTCCCACAGAGATACCGTTTCTTGGAACTCCTTCATTTCTGCCTTGTGTCGGTTTGAGGACTGGGAGACCGCTTTAGAGGCCTTTAGGTTAATGCTGCTGCATGATGTGGAGCCTAGTTCATTTACGTTGGTGAGCGTTGCACATGCTTGTTCGAATTTGCCCAGGCATCATGGCTTACGTCTAGGAAAGCAGCTTCATGGATACAGCCTGAGAATGGGAGATATCAAGACGTTTACTAATAACGCATTGATGGCCATGTACTCCAAGCTAGGACATCTCAACGACGCCAAGGTGGTATTTGAGTTGTTTGAGGAGCGCGATTTAGTATCATGGAACACCATGTTGAGCTCCTTGTCCCAAAATGATATGTTTTTAGAAGCATTACTCTTATTACACCGCATGGTTCTTCAAGGTCTCAAACCTGATGGTGTCACAATTGCAAGCGTGCTTCCTGCTTGCTCACACTTGGAGCTCTTAGAAATTGGGAAACAGCTTCATGCGTATGCATTGAGACATGATATTCTGATTGACAATTCTTTTGTTGCTAGCGCTTTGGTTGATATGTATTGCAATTGCAGAAAGGTTCACAGTGGTCGCCGAGTTTTTGATTATGCCACAGAGAAAAAAACTGCTCTTTGGAATGCTATGATCACTGGGTATGCACAAAATGAATTGGTTGAGGAAGCCTTGATGCTTTTCATTGAAATGGAAGCAGCTGCTGGGCTCTGTCCCAATGCCACTACAATGGCCAGCATTGTGCCTGCATGCGTGCGCAGTGAAGCATTTGTTCACAAACTAGGGATTCATGGATACGTACTGAAGAGAGGTTTGGGGACAGACCACTACGTGCAAAATGCACTTATGGATTTGTATTCTAGAATGGGGAACATACAAATTGCCAAAACCATATTTGACAACATGGACGTTAGAGATATTGTGTCTTGGAATACAATGATAACCGGTTATGTTATTTGCGGGCAACATGATAATGCACTTCTTCTGCTGCATGAAATGCAAAGAGTTGATCAAGAGAAGAATGAGAGTTCTTATGAGCATGAGAAAAGAACCCCCCTTAAACCTAATTCTATAACTCTCATGACAGTCCTTCCAGGTTGTGCCACCCTGGCTGCGTTGGCAAAGGGAAAAGAGATCCATGCATATGCCATAAGAAACATGTTAGCATCAGATGTTGGGGTTGGGAGTGCATTGGTAGACATGTACGCAAAATGTGGCTGCCTGAACACATCCAGAAAAGTGTTTGACACCATTCCCTGTCGAAATGTAATTACCTGGAATGTAATTATTATGGCTTATGGCATGCATGGCAAGGGAGCAGGAGCCTTGGAGTTATTCAACTGTATGGTCAAGGAAGTCAAGCCTAATAAAGTTACTTTTATTGCTATATTTGCCGCATGCAGTCACTCGGGGATGGTAAGAGAAGGCCAAAACTTGTTTTATCGTATGAAGGATGAGTATGGGGTCGAACCTACAGCAGATCATTATGCTTGCATTGTCGATTTGATTGGTCGAGCAGGTCAAGTTGAAGAAGCATATCAATTGATCAATGACATGCCCTTGGAATTGGATAAGACAGGTGCTTGGAGTAGCTTGCTTGGTTCTTGCCGGATCCACCAAAAAGTTGAAATCGGTGAAATTGCAGCTAGGAATCTCTTCCACCTAGAACCTGATGTGGCAAGCCACTATGTTTTACTATCCAACATATACTCATCAGCTCAACTATGGGACAAGGCAACAGATATTCGGAAGAGGATGAAAGAAATGGGGGTAAAAAAAGAACCAGGGTGTAGCTGGATTGAGTTCGATGATGAGGTTCATAAGTTTATAGCTGGTGATGCATCACACCCACAAAGCGGGCAACTCTATGGATTCCTTGAAATACTGTcagaaaagatgagaaaggaaggGTATGTGCCTGATACTTCTTGTGTTCTACATAATGTTGATGAGGAGGATAAAGAAACTTTGCTTTGTGGGCATAGTGAGAAACTGGCAATAGCCTTTGGCATTCTCAACAGCCGTCCTGGTACCACAATTAGAGTTGCAAAGAACCTTAGAGTTTGTAATGATTGCCATGAGGCTACTAAATACATCTCAAGGATAACAGATAGGGAAATAATCCTAAGAGATGTGAGGAGGTTTCATCAGTTCAGGGATGGAAGGTGTTCCTGTGGAGATTATTGGTGA
- the LOC108479880 gene encoding uncharacterized protein LOC108479880: MAVRNMKKTLKWKKFELLFHVSTTPSKPQPQSSHSCHLILSSSSFSSVPNLTNTYLKSKPQSSPTLTPEEISKINLLLPRLCLFNHLPTAIQLTTTALTLPNPPPHPKSLSLSILIHSLTLQPDLKLPMSLLTRLSRKHPPHPYLTPISTMLIASYLKKDRPKDALKVYNWMLRPGSPCNCMVDKSAYGILVGGLCARGLVLEGLMVLRDMLRVRLLPGEGLRRKVVRSLLREARVREAKALDELLPCAGDLNKVLDFLDHHIGNWSN, from the coding sequence ATGGCAGTGAGAAATATGAAAAAGACTTTGAAGTGGAAGAAGTTTGAGTTACTCTTCCATGTCTCAACTACACCTTCAAAACCCCAACCGCAATCATCGCATTCTTGCCACCTTATATTGTCATCATCTTCCTTTTCATCTGTGCCAAATCTAACTAACACTTATCTCAAATCAAAACCCCAAAGTTCTCCCACACTTACCCCAGAAGAAATCAGCAAAATCAACCTCCTCCTCCCACGTCTCTGCCTCTTTAATCACCTCCCAACTGCAATCCAGCTAACCACCACCGCTCTCACTCTCCCTAACCCTCCCCCCCATCCCAAGTCCCTTTCTCTTTCCATTCTCATTCACTCCCTCACTCTCCAGCCTGACCTGAAACTACCCATGTCACTCCTCACCCGCCTCTCCCGCAAGCACCCACCTCACCCATATCTAACGCCCATCTCAACCATGCTCATTGCCTCTTATCTCAAAAAAGACAGGCCTAAGGATGCTCTCAAAGTATACAATTGGATGCTCAGGCCCGGCTCTCCTTGTAATTGTATGGTCGACAAGTCTGCCTATGGGATTTTGGTTGGTGGGTTGTGCGCCAGAGGCTTGGTTCTCGAGGGCTTGATGGTTTTGAGGGATATGCTGAGGGTCCGTCTTTTGCCAGGGGAAGGTCTCAGAAGAAAGGTAGTTAGGAGTTTATTGAGAGAGGCTAGGGTTAGGGAGGCAAAGGCATTGGATGAACTTTTGCCTTGTGCTGGGGATCTCAACAAGGTGTTGGATTTTTTGGATCACCATATTGGAAATTGGTCGAACTAG